A DNA window from Legionella sp. MW5194 contains the following coding sequences:
- a CDS encoding SidE phosphodiesterase domain-containing protein: protein MNEYIELYEHHKDEGHSTIDSLLFTLNTLKQDRENWINQNKLGYFGIGIRFDKNPFFQPKITQKNIAIIGTVIDQLHALKANPDYQQARETATTRLELLKILGDQFHELSKKGETQQLFNYVIKEEGSIDFSMRESSLVTPSPVDILTEKEEPYVDEQTWVSLPVQELLESKGILVNWFDPAERSLTLEHDLHEHVQWAYSHVYQYAYRISYEETAIARFHHGIQHVTRAANYARVFANLYRKYGDEEAQHLSENDIKLIQIALLFHDSAREGDNEDLWDHESAILLYCYLTRVLHVDSQTAKQVAEATANKDPSPEKGYFELNEDKDGQLSWQFSQFEGGGFPKKTIYQKIIHDCDCLDIIRARNQYDANYLDFYKDIASHNELALEEMAELIIEARGLIHHQGDSYITKDEDSKLEYENGEAHARIVTDMESGPYPILQALHKRLLSIEELQALTLVDLTPFDETAPMTEQNLAAALREGRILARGVTTPSALPKRKANKPILPDETLAEKEIRKSMRADGINSKSRKEPPNPKDKNPLRSTSILGYGSGVYPAAGLLIFNPNLQQIRRVSIEDFDSGRGQKAHLAHLQEKEYSESREVLGQELYELHQKMKLGLFGKKNQQGSNYVEILYDIDRYDAIFFTNDPTIGNYIAYDDFNPAHRFSPILQAIYLQKEYERQYEATRAAYGERYGEEGDALFLERFGPNPRLPVYDYSGLHNRLVPCDPTVLTDENIVNMWVAMCSDYMRDSLLRLDEDTSHAVDDSFFYALSVEDIKVYSMYKYKVNTLAQKNQPGDLSYDESLKKQVTHAIEKARENIVAEYEQSLLEQLQGNQLSALSTTGFLVLQYSPHLREQAADKIKTDLVDFVHSGELDACQLDGVILPDVPVSTLDIPHCHAKARNAFCKSKLIKAFILCQQAGLDNEVQRIRNKLGQWAEQLLSNNAPGESELNKRLKLRQLMMLMDPENPLLPAINASVQALVSQLTTQYLSKKSGLQSSYLLIKTLNAAGFPRSQYQDDFRVVYDKVNETLPQLHPSDWTYYVSVIKLLRENPGPVIERWIVQYEDKIYNGDALLESFHNLHFTFNDENLELFSVLVQKLHYNQEPRWYVQLPYWFRLVKGLQHLCENHQFSESQLKILNDRLCEIVGKVIEEEEAMGSLYYSEEQKAYHKVTSYAQEINTILKANDLPVPDSLINQFNAALTALEQCDLNKIQFDKARIFLVKAVHNQLPRPEERAHVLEKIADFMSSKAQDEKEAIKPSSAAGF, encoded by the coding sequence GTGAACGAGTACATTGAGCTCTATGAACATCATAAGGACGAAGGACATTCGACGATTGATTCTCTTCTGTTCACCTTAAATACCCTAAAGCAGGACCGGGAAAACTGGATTAATCAGAATAAGCTTGGGTACTTTGGGATTGGAATACGGTTTGACAAAAATCCTTTTTTTCAGCCGAAAATCACGCAAAAAAACATAGCCATTATAGGCACAGTAATTGATCAGTTACATGCCCTCAAAGCCAACCCGGATTACCAGCAGGCGAGAGAGACGGCCACAACCCGTCTTGAATTGCTTAAGATATTGGGAGATCAGTTTCACGAATTATCAAAAAAGGGCGAAACCCAGCAATTATTTAATTATGTCATAAAAGAAGAGGGTTCGATTGATTTTTCCATGCGGGAAAGTTCGCTTGTTACCCCCTCTCCCGTGGATATCCTCACAGAGAAGGAGGAGCCGTATGTCGATGAACAAACGTGGGTGTCCCTTCCGGTTCAAGAGCTCCTTGAATCCAAAGGGATTCTTGTCAATTGGTTTGATCCTGCTGAAAGGAGTTTAACGCTTGAACATGACCTTCATGAGCATGTGCAATGGGCCTACAGTCATGTTTATCAGTACGCCTATCGCATCTCGTATGAGGAAACTGCCATTGCACGGTTCCATCATGGCATCCAGCATGTGACCCGGGCGGCTAACTACGCACGCGTATTCGCTAATTTGTACAGGAAATACGGAGATGAGGAAGCACAGCATTTAAGCGAAAACGACATAAAGCTTATTCAAATTGCTTTATTATTTCATGATTCGGCGCGCGAAGGGGATAACGAGGATCTATGGGATCACGAAAGTGCGATTCTGTTGTATTGTTACCTCACCCGCGTTTTGCATGTGGATAGCCAGACGGCAAAGCAGGTGGCTGAAGCCACTGCCAATAAGGATCCCAGTCCCGAGAAAGGCTATTTTGAGCTCAATGAGGACAAAGACGGGCAACTCTCCTGGCAGTTTTCCCAATTTGAGGGGGGGGGGTTCCCCAAAAAAACCATTTATCAAAAAATAATTCATGATTGCGATTGCCTGGATATTATCAGGGCAAGAAATCAATACGATGCCAACTACCTTGATTTTTATAAGGATATTGCCAGCCACAATGAGCTGGCTTTGGAAGAAATGGCTGAACTCATTATTGAAGCCAGGGGTCTTATTCATCACCAGGGGGATTCCTACATCACCAAAGACGAGGACAGTAAGCTTGAGTACGAAAATGGCGAAGCACATGCACGCATCGTAACTGACATGGAGTCTGGCCCTTACCCTATCCTCCAGGCTTTGCACAAACGATTATTATCCATTGAAGAATTGCAAGCCCTTACCCTGGTTGATCTCACGCCTTTTGATGAAACAGCGCCGATGACGGAACAAAACCTGGCCGCGGCGCTCAGGGAAGGACGGATTCTGGCTCGCGGCGTGACTACGCCGAGCGCTTTGCCTAAACGCAAAGCCAATAAGCCGATTCTGCCCGATGAAACACTGGCTGAAAAAGAAATAAGAAAATCAATGCGCGCTGACGGGATTAATAGCAAAAGCAGAAAAGAACCGCCAAACCCGAAAGACAAAAACCCACTGCGTTCCACATCCATTCTGGGTTATGGCAGTGGCGTTTATCCCGCGGCGGGTCTGTTGATTTTTAACCCCAATTTGCAGCAGATCCGCCGCGTGTCAATCGAAGATTTTGACAGCGGCCGAGGTCAAAAAGCGCATTTGGCCCATTTGCAGGAGAAAGAATACAGCGAATCACGCGAGGTGCTGGGACAGGAGCTGTATGAGCTTCACCAGAAAATGAAATTGGGTTTATTTGGCAAAAAAAACCAGCAAGGTTCAAATTACGTTGAAATTTTATATGACATTGACAGGTACGACGCCATTTTCTTTACTAACGATCCAACCATAGGCAATTACATTGCTTATGATGATTTTAATCCTGCCCATCGGTTTTCTCCCATTTTGCAGGCGATTTATTTACAGAAAGAGTACGAAAGGCAATACGAAGCCACACGCGCGGCCTATGGCGAACGCTATGGGGAGGAAGGTGACGCCTTGTTTCTCGAGCGATTTGGTCCTAATCCACGGTTACCCGTTTATGATTATTCCGGCTTACACAACCGGTTGGTCCCTTGCGATCCGACGGTATTGACGGATGAAAACATTGTGAACATGTGGGTGGCAATGTGCTCTGACTACATGAGGGATAGTTTGCTGCGTTTGGATGAGGACACGAGCCATGCTGTGGATGATTCTTTTTTCTATGCGTTGAGCGTCGAGGACATTAAGGTGTACAGTATGTACAAGTACAAGGTAAATACCCTCGCCCAAAAAAATCAACCGGGTGATTTAAGTTACGATGAGTCTCTAAAAAAACAGGTTACGCATGCCATTGAAAAAGCAAGAGAAAACATCGTTGCTGAATACGAACAAAGCCTGTTAGAGCAACTGCAGGGCAATCAACTCTCTGCCTTATCCACAACCGGCTTTTTAGTGCTCCAGTACAGTCCGCACCTGAGGGAGCAGGCAGCAGATAAAATCAAAACCGATCTGGTTGATTTTGTTCATTCTGGTGAGTTGGATGCCTGCCAACTGGACGGTGTAATCCTACCCGATGTACCGGTTTCGACCCTGGATATTCCTCATTGCCATGCGAAAGCAAGGAATGCCTTTTGTAAAAGCAAGCTGATAAAAGCCTTTATTCTGTGTCAACAAGCAGGATTAGACAATGAAGTACAACGGATTCGCAATAAACTGGGGCAATGGGCCGAACAACTTCTGAGTAATAATGCACCGGGTGAATCGGAACTGAATAAACGGCTCAAGTTACGGCAGCTGATGATGTTAATGGATCCTGAGAATCCGTTATTACCGGCGATAAATGCCAGTGTGCAGGCGTTGGTTAGTCAATTAACCACTCAGTATTTGAGTAAAAAATCCGGTTTGCAATCCAGTTATCTGCTGATAAAAACCCTTAACGCGGCGGGCTTTCCCAGGTCACAGTATCAGGACGATTTCCGTGTTGTTTATGATAAAGTGAATGAGACGCTCCCGCAGCTGCATCCGTCAGACTGGACTTATTACGTCAGCGTGATCAAATTGCTAAGGGAAAATCCAGGCCCCGTGATTGAACGCTGGATTGTCCAGTATGAAGACAAGATTTACAATGGAGACGCGCTGCTTGAGTCCTTTCATAACTTACACTTTACCTTCAACGATGAGAACCTGGAATTGTTCAGCGTGCTGGTGCAAAAACTGCATTACAACCAAGAGCCCAGGTGGTATGTTCAACTTCCTTATTGGTTCAGGTTAGTCAAAGGATTGCAGCATTTGTGTGAGAATCACCAGTTTTCAGAATCCCAATTGAAAATCCTAAATGATCGATTGTGTGAAATCGTCGGGAAGGTGATTGAGGAAGAGGAGGCGATGGGGTCCCTTTACTACTCGGAAGAACAGAAAGCCTATCATAAAGTCACGTCTTATGCACAAGAAATAAATACCATTCTCAAAGCCAATGATTTACCCGTCCCCGATTCTCTGATTAATCAATTCAATGCCGCATTAACTGCGCTTGAGCAATGCGATTTAAACAAAATTCAATTCGATAAAGCCCGAATTTTTCTGGTCAAGGCGGTTCACAATCAATTGCCACGGCCTGAGGAGAGGGCGCACGTGCTGGAAAAGATTGCTGATTTTATGAGTTCTAAAGCGCAGGATGAAAAAGAGGCAATTAAGCCCAGTTCAGCGGCAGGTTTTTAG